The region CCTCCCTCTACTCTTTTTATTCGTCCTGGTCAGCCACCTGCATCAAAGCACGGGTTTACGCAAGCTCAAAAAATAGTTGGAAAAGCTTGCGGTTTAGAAGGAGTGCTCCCTGGCGCAAGTTGTGAACCAATAATGACAACAGTAGGTAGTCAAGATACCACTGGTCCAATGACTAGAGATGAAATGAAAGAATTAGCCTGTTTAGGTTTTTCTGCTGATTTAGTTATGCAGAGTTTCTGTCATACGGCAGCATATCCCAAGCCCGTTGATATCAAAACCCAAAAAGAACTCCCTGATTTTTTTGCTGAAAGGGGAGGTATAGCATTAAAACCCGGTGATGGAATTATTCATAGTTGGCTAAATAGGATGCTTTTACCCGACACAGTCGGGACAGGTGGTGATAGTCATACTCGATTCCCATTGGGCATCTCATTTCCAGGAGGTTCGGGAGTTGTAGCATTTGCTGCAGCCATTGGTTCCATGCCTTTAGATATGCCGGAATCAGTTCTTGTTCGTTTTAAAGGGTCTTTACAAACTGGCGTCACTTTAAGGGATGTAGTTAATGCCATTCCATGGATGGCTATACAACAAGGTCTTCTGACCGTAGCGAAAGCAAACAAAGTTAATGTGTTTAATGGAAAAATATTAGAAATTGAAGGTCTACCAAACCTAAAATTAGAGCAAGCCTTTGAGTTAACTGATGCAAGTGCAGAAAGATCTTGTGCTGGATGCACTATTCAACTCTCTGAATCAACAATCAGTGAATATTTAAAAAGTAATATTGTTTTACTTAAAAATATGATTGCGAGGGGATATAAAGACCCAAGAACAATAAGTAGAAGGATTAAAGAAATGGAAGATTGGTTAAAAAAACCAGATTTACTAACAGCCGACTCAAATTCTCAATACTCAGAAATCATCGAAATAAACTTGAATGAACTTAAAGAACCTGTTTTAGCTTGTCCTAATGATCCTGATAACGTCAAACTTTTAAGCGAAGTCGCAGGCACTACCATTCAAGAAGTTTTTATTGGTTCGTGTATGACTAATATTGGTCATTATCGAGCCGCTGCAAAAATTCTTGAAGGAGAAGGGAAGATAGCAGCACGATTATGGGTATGTCCGCCAACACGAATGGACGAGGAAATTTTGAAAAAAGAAGGATATTACGAGATCTTTGAAAAAGCTGGTAGCCGAATGGAAATGCCTGGTTGTTCTCTATGCATGGGCAATCAAGCTCGTGTAGAAGATAATTCAACTGTTTTCTCAACCAGTACAAGAAATTTCAACAACAGATTAGGGAAAGGAGCTCAGGTGTTCTTAGGAAGTGCAGAA is a window of Prochlorococcus marinus str. MIT 0917 DNA encoding:
- the acnB gene encoding bifunctional aconitate hydratase 2/2-methylisocitrate dehydratase — encoded protein: MLKNYLSHVAEREALGIPPLPLDAKQTKDLTELLEKPEKESDQNFLLDLLVNRIPPGVDQASYVKATWLSSIAQEESQSPLVSPLKATELLGTMIGGYNVAALIEILKSNNKELASSACTALSNTLLVYDALNDIFELAKKNIYAEKVINSWSNGEWFTNKQPLAEEITLTIFKVEGETNTDDLSPATHATTRPDIPLHALAMLETRDPNGLATIEELKKKGYPIAYVGDVVGTGSSRKSAINSVLWHTGQDIPYVPNKRGSGVVIGGKIAPIFFNTAEDSGALPIECDVSNLKTGDVITIFPYKGEVRRSKNQANSGELLSKFDLKPQTITDEVRAGGRIPLMIGRALTDKVRTKLKLPPSTLFIRPGQPPASKHGFTQAQKIVGKACGLEGVLPGASCEPIMTTVGSQDTTGPMTRDEMKELACLGFSADLVMQSFCHTAAYPKPVDIKTQKELPDFFAERGGIALKPGDGIIHSWLNRMLLPDTVGTGGDSHTRFPLGISFPGGSGVVAFAAAIGSMPLDMPESVLVRFKGSLQTGVTLRDVVNAIPWMAIQQGLLTVAKANKVNVFNGKILEIEGLPNLKLEQAFELTDASAERSCAGCTIQLSESTISEYLKSNIVLLKNMIARGYKDPRTISRRIKEMEDWLKKPDLLTADSNSQYSEIIEINLNELKEPVLACPNDPDNVKLLSEVAGTTIQEVFIGSCMTNIGHYRAAAKILEGEGKIAARLWVCPPTRMDEEILKKEGYYEIFEKAGSRMEMPGCSLCMGNQARVEDNSTVFSTSTRNFNNRLGKGAQVFLGSAELAAVCALLGHIPTTDEYLAIASKKVSPLTNEIYRYLNFDEIPNFIEDGRVITKEEEASILQT